The following proteins are encoded in a genomic region of Alphaproteobacteria bacterium:
- a CDS encoding ATP-binding cassette domain-containing protein, whose protein sequence is MLTATDLHKSFGGKHVLRGVDIAIAPGEIVCVIGPSGTGKTTLLRALALLDYPDGGSIAIDGKTFHFPLAKGQKIAPPWPEMTAVFQSLFLWPHLTLRENIMLPARNRNPHAERDIDDFIKLFEMEHFVDRHPNEASVGQRQRAALARALILNPRYVLLDEITSALDVEQTGRILEKLSHLKERNIGVFLITHHLGFAKRAADQVIFMSGGRVEETGNAGILLQPKTERLRQFLSMSEFA, encoded by the coding sequence ATGCTCACCGCGACCGATCTTCATAAATCCTTCGGCGGCAAGCATGTGCTGCGCGGCGTCGATATCGCCATCGCGCCGGGCGAGATCGTGTGCGTGATCGGCCCGTCCGGCACCGGCAAGACCACGCTGCTGCGCGCGCTGGCGCTGCTGGATTATCCCGACGGCGGCAGCATCGCCATCGACGGCAAGACGTTTCATTTTCCGCTGGCCAAGGGGCAGAAGATCGCGCCGCCCTGGCCCGAGATGACGGCGGTGTTCCAGTCCTTGTTCCTATGGCCGCATCTCACTTTGCGCGAGAACATCATGCTGCCCGCGCGCAACCGCAATCCCCATGCCGAGCGCGACATCGATGATTTCATCAAGCTGTTCGAGATGGAGCATTTCGTCGACCGGCACCCTAACGAGGCTTCGGTCGGGCAGCGCCAGCGCGCCGCCCTCGCGCGGGCCTTGATCCTCAACCCGCGCTATGTGCTGCTCGACGAGATCACCTCGGCGCTCGATGTCGAGCAGACCGGGCGCATTCTCGAAAAGCTTTCGCATCTGAAGGAACGGAATATCGGCGTCTTTCTGATCACCCATCATCTCGGCTTCGCCAAGCGCGCGGCGGATCAGGTGATTTTCATGAGCGGCGGGCGCGTCGAGGAAACCGGCAATGCCGGAATCCTGCTGCAGCCCAAGACCGAGCGGCTCAGGCAGTTCCTGTCGATGTCGGAATTCGCGTAG
- a CDS encoding secretin N-terminal domain-containing protein, with protein sequence MPRLFHTSWCLCLAALLALPGCGLGSYDKIDPSGNLSRKDYRALRDRPVADEYQPKDDAGAPPIPELIVPAAQPGASSPPEKLVTIAVTDKAPLRDVLVELARSARLNLELDPRVAGGVIFSARQQPLTVVLERLCDLAGLRYELKDGFLRVTLDEPYAKTYRIDYLNLGRKTESEVAISTNVFDADVTSTGSNGVTTTGARGGSGNGDNNSTAKVKSEANADFWGELEKNLANILSATGQARNPALKDAPVDGRFSINRQTGLIAVFANGRQQKAVEHFIREARRFARAQVLIEARIVEVELGDKYRSGINWRSLFDQGFNAAAKFGPAAAGAPFVTAATATDGLFTATYSTKDFAAILNLVREFGATRVLSAPRLTTLNNQTAVLKVARNEVYFTTSAQFPTTVTTGGVPVSGTPVFTSTPRTVPVGLVMTVQPSIDLETQDVTLTLRPTVSRVVDRVSDPSIGLNAAQSNISAPIDSKIPVLAVREMDSVLRMHSGEVAVMGGLMQDSSINNDAGVPFFDEVPVLGNLGRSRDNNGSVTELVILLRATITDQPRPDSADAALYHAYNRDPRAIVAPSLQVDEDEKSDDED encoded by the coding sequence TTGCCAAGACTTTTTCATACTTCATGGTGCTTGTGTCTCGCCGCGCTGCTGGCTTTGCCGGGCTGCGGTCTCGGGAGTTACGACAAGATCGATCCTTCGGGGAATTTAAGCCGCAAGGATTATCGCGCCTTGCGCGACCGCCCGGTCGCGGACGAATATCAGCCGAAAGATGATGCCGGCGCGCCGCCGATCCCGGAGCTTATCGTGCCGGCGGCGCAGCCCGGCGCGTCGTCTCCGCCGGAAAAGCTGGTGACCATCGCCGTCACCGACAAGGCGCCGCTGCGCGACGTGCTGGTCGAACTGGCGCGCAGCGCGCGGCTCAATCTCGAACTCGATCCGCGCGTGGCGGGCGGCGTGATTTTCTCGGCGCGGCAGCAGCCCTTGACGGTGGTGCTGGAGCGGCTCTGCGATCTTGCGGGGCTGCGCTATGAGCTGAAAGACGGTTTCCTGCGCGTCACGCTCGACGAGCCTTATGCCAAGACTTACCGCATCGACTATCTCAATCTAGGCCGCAAGACCGAAAGCGAAGTGGCGATTTCCACCAATGTTTTCGACGCCGACGTGACCTCGACCGGGAGCAACGGCGTCACCACGACCGGCGCGCGCGGCGGGTCGGGCAACGGCGACAATAATTCCACCGCCAAGGTTAAGAGCGAGGCGAACGCCGATTTCTGGGGCGAACTAGAGAAAAATCTCGCCAATATCCTGTCGGCGACCGGACAGGCGCGCAATCCCGCCCTCAAGGACGCGCCCGTGGACGGCCGTTTCAGCATCAACCGCCAGACCGGCCTGATCGCCGTTTTCGCCAACGGCCGGCAGCAGAAGGCCGTCGAGCATTTCATCCGCGAGGCGCGGCGGTTCGCGCGCGCCCAGGTTCTGATCGAGGCGCGGATCGTCGAGGTCGAGCTGGGCGACAAATACCGCTCCGGCATCAACTGGCGCAGCCTGTTCGATCAGGGATTCAACGCGGCGGCCAAGTTCGGCCCGGCGGCGGCGGGCGCGCCGTTCGTGACCGCGGCGACGGCGACCGACGGCTTGTTCACCGCGACCTACAGCACCAAGGATTTCGCTGCCATCCTCAATCTGGTGCGCGAATTCGGCGCGACGCGGGTTCTTTCCGCGCCGCGCCTGACCACGCTCAACAATCAGACGGCGGTGCTGAAGGTGGCGCGCAACGAGGTTTACTTCACCACCTCGGCGCAGTTTCCCACCACCGTCACCACCGGCGGCGTTCCGGTCTCCGGCACACCCGTATTTACCAGCACGCCGCGCACGGTTCCGGTCGGCCTCGTCATGACGGTGCAGCCTTCCATCGATCTCGAGACCCAGGACGTGACGCTGACGCTGCGCCCGACTGTCTCGCGCGTAGTCGACAGGGTCAGCGATCCGTCCATCGGCCTGAACGCGGCGCAGAGCAACATCTCGGCGCCCATTGATTCCAAGATTCCGGTGCTGGCGGTGCGCGAGATGGACAGCGTGCTGCGGATGCATTCGGGCGAGGTCGCCGTCATGGGCGGGCTGATGCAGGATAGTTCGATCAACAACGACGCGGGCGTGCCGTTTTTCGACGAGGTGCCGGTGCTCGGCAATCTGGGCCGCTCGCGCGACAATAACGGCTCGGTGACGGAACTGGTGATTCTGCTGCGCGCCACCATCACCGATCAGCCCCGTCCCGACAGCGCCGACGCCGCGCTTTATCATGCATACAACCGCGATCCCCGCGCCATCGTCGCCCCGTCCCTGCAGGTAGATGAAGACGAAAAGAGCGACGACGAAGACTGA
- a CDS encoding DUF2336 domain-containing protein, with product MTKPPGDKAYGGEQSRPMSKVKMTTQLSQADVAKLLTNPAPSARAEVASKIGLDLDSPRLTEREVELAQDVIRVLAKDVAVSVRESLSLSLRKAQRLPHDVALQLARDVDRVALPVLEDCLILTDSDLISIVQGENSESKHNAIAGRPEVSPVVSDALVDRGTEKVVATLVGNSGAQIGDGSLNKAIDRFPESEAVQDPLVKREKLPVTVAERLVVRVSEKLRDYLVTHHELSPAMAADMVLQSRERATINLVSQSSETDVEKLVVQLYRNKRLTPSLVLRALCMGDMAFFEASIAVMSNVPLVNARILIHDAGRLGLKALYDKSGLPPRLLPAVRVAMDVVRETELDGGENDMERYRCTVIERILTQFEDMQQEDIEYLIDKLGDMMDDDRAA from the coding sequence GTGACAAAGCCCCCTGGTGATAAAGCCTATGGCGGCGAGCAAAGCCGCCCTATGTCCAAGGTGAAAATGACGACCCAACTTTCACAAGCCGACGTCGCAAAGCTTTTGACCAATCCCGCCCCCTCCGCCCGGGCGGAGGTGGCGTCCAAGATCGGCCTCGATCTCGATAGCCCGCGCTTGACCGAGCGCGAAGTCGAGCTGGCGCAGGACGTTATCCGGGTGCTGGCCAAGGATGTCGCCGTGTCGGTGCGCGAGTCGCTGTCTCTCAGCCTGCGCAAGGCGCAGCGTTTGCCGCATGACGTGGCATTGCAACTCGCCCGGGACGTGGACCGGGTGGCGCTGCCGGTTCTCGAAGATTGCCTGATTCTGACCGACAGCGATCTGATCTCCATCGTTCAGGGCGAAAATTCCGAGAGCAAGCACAATGCCATCGCCGGCCGTCCGGAAGTTTCGCCGGTCGTATCCGACGCGCTGGTGGATCGCGGCACCGAGAAAGTGGTGGCGACGCTGGTCGGCAATAGCGGCGCGCAAATCGGTGACGGCAGCCTCAACAAGGCTATCGACCGTTTCCCCGAAAGCGAAGCCGTGCAGGATCCTTTGGTCAAGCGCGAGAAATTGCCGGTGACGGTCGCCGAGCGCCTGGTGGTCAGGGTATCGGAAAAACTGCGGGATTATCTGGTCACGCATCACGAATTGTCGCCCGCGATGGCGGCCGACATGGTGCTGCAAAGCCGCGAGCGCGCGACGATCAATCTGGTCTCGCAATCCTCGGAAACCGATGTCGAAAAGCTGGTGGTTCAGCTTTACCGCAACAAAAGGCTGACGCCGTCGCTGGTGCTGCGCGCGCTATGCATGGGCGATATGGCGTTCTTCGAGGCTTCCATCGCCGTGATGTCCAACGTGCCGCTGGTCAATGCCCGCATCCTGATTCACGATGCGGGGCGGCTCGGCCTTAAGGCGCTGTATGACAAATCCGGCTTGCCGCCGCGCCTTTTGCCCGCCGTGCGCGTGGCGATGGACGTCGTGCGCGAAACCGAGCTTGACGGCGGCGAGAACGATATGGAACGCTATCGCTGCACGGTGATCGAGCGCATCCTCACGCAGTTCGAGGACATGCAGCAGGAAGACATCGAATATCTGATCGACAAGCTCGGCGATATGATGGACGACGACCGGGCGGCTTAA
- a CDS encoding type II secretion system protein: MKHRSGTLAFGFTLIEMAFVVVIAGIILVPVMSAMTSFLKAGQLSATQTNLQSLLRATAAYVQANGCLPCPAPANASPSNFGKIGTMDGAACGTCRTAGTSGPDGIPPYIALGLDPSVAKDGWGRWITMHIDPELAKSGVVPPAASCAGAQVNILPGCVTTDAGKNGICRASLPKQLAVNIANSASSPAAVVFVSHGANGYGAYYARQGANCAAWRYGFPSNARPCVGGKESETCNDECKTPDNNFFLMDRGDNFDDVIVYADRNALVSYLGTGACGTTW; this comes from the coding sequence ATGAAACACAGGAGCGGGACACTGGCTTTCGGCTTCACCCTTATCGAAATGGCGTTCGTCGTCGTGATCGCGGGGATCATCCTCGTGCCGGTGATGTCCGCGATGACCAGCTTTCTCAAGGCGGGCCAGTTGAGCGCGACGCAGACCAATCTGCAAAGCCTTCTCCGCGCCACCGCCGCCTATGTTCAGGCCAATGGCTGCCTGCCGTGCCCGGCTCCGGCAAACGCTTCTCCATCGAATTTCGGCAAGATTGGCACTATGGACGGGGCGGCATGCGGCACTTGCCGAACTGCTGGCACTTCTGGCCCCGACGGAATTCCACCCTACATTGCGCTGGGTCTCGATCCATCGGTGGCGAAAGACGGCTGGGGACGATGGATAACAATGCATATCGATCCGGAACTCGCGAAAAGCGGTGTCGTGCCCCCCGCTGCGTCATGCGCGGGAGCCCAAGTGAACATTCTGCCGGGTTGTGTAACGACCGATGCGGGAAAAAATGGAATATGCCGTGCCAGTTTGCCTAAACAGCTTGCCGTCAATATTGCGAATAGTGCTTCCAGCCCCGCCGCTGTTGTTTTCGTTAGCCATGGTGCGAATGGCTACGGCGCGTATTATGCGAGACAGGGAGCTAACTGTGCGGCTTGGCGTTATGGGTTTCCCTCGAATGCAAGGCCATGTGTCGGAGGCAAGGAATCGGAGACTTGCAACGATGAATGCAAAACGCCTGACAATAATTTTTTCCTCATGGATCGCGGTGACAATTTCGACGATGTGATCGTGTATGCCGACCGCAATGCGCTGGTCAGCTATTTAGGCACTGGCGCATGCGGGACGACATGGTGA
- a CDS encoding histidine phosphatase family protein, translating to MTTTLLIARHGNTFDSGDVILRVGARTDLPLSSSGVEQAKKLGLYLREHAIMPDLVFTSELKRAKETAAYALTEAGYDAKPETRRVFNEVDYGVDEGLPEDDVVARLGKDALRAWEDDSVVPDGWLADPAAMRQGWLDFGAEILRDHAGKTILVVTSNGVARFAPALTGDEAGFRARYKPKIATGGLCVLAHDGGAWRISDWNIRP from the coding sequence GTGACAACCACGCTGCTCATCGCCCGGCACGGCAACACGTTCGATTCCGGCGACGTGATCCTGCGCGTCGGCGCGCGCACCGATCTGCCCTTGTCGTCGAGCGGCGTCGAGCAGGCGAAGAAGCTCGGTCTTTATTTGCGCGAGCATGCGATCATGCCCGATCTGGTTTTCACCTCGGAGCTTAAGCGCGCGAAAGAGACGGCGGCTTACGCGCTGACCGAGGCGGGTTATGACGCGAAGCCGGAAACGCGCCGGGTCTTCAACGAAGTCGATTACGGCGTGGATGAAGGCCTGCCTGAAGACGATGTCGTCGCCCGCCTCGGCAAAGACGCCTTGCGCGCCTGGGAGGACGACAGCGTCGTTCCCGACGGCTGGCTGGCCGATCCGGCGGCGATGCGCCAAGGCTGGCTGGATTTCGGCGCGGAAATCCTGCGCGATCATGCCGGAAAAACGATCCTTGTCGTTACCAGCAACGGGGTCGCGCGTTTCGCGCCCGCTTTGACCGGCGACGAGGCCGGTTTTCGCGCCCGGTACAAGCCGAAAATCGCCACCGGCGGCCTGTGCGTTCTCGCGCATGACGGCGGCGCGTGGCGGATCAGCGATTGGAACATTCGTCCGTGA
- a CDS encoding transporter substrate-binding domain-containing protein, which translates to MKKFLIACLLVLVTFPAVAEDAKESAFDRVMRTGVLKCGYYVFPPVTYRDPNAKELSGFSIDMMNAIAKRASLKIEWTEEVTFGNWAPALQSRRFDAVCTPMFPGASTAKGAAFTVPFLYSGLSPMVRADDERFKDNDLARLNKPDVTFIMQDGGDFLSTTPDVFPQAKIHNVMAGVDGPTMLQDIVTKKADAILMDRNGEIAYNKNNPVKLRLVDPAHPVKLQSFTLAVGRGEWALKDFLDTAIDEMNNDGSIDRMMKKWESESGQFLRVAKPYEPAK; encoded by the coding sequence ATGAAAAAATTCCTTATCGCCTGCTTGCTGGTTCTGGTTACCTTTCCCGCCGTCGCGGAAGACGCGAAAGAATCCGCTTTCGACCGCGTGATGCGGACGGGAGTTTTGAAATGCGGCTATTATGTATTTCCGCCAGTGACCTATCGCGATCCCAACGCCAAGGAACTATCGGGCTTCTCAATCGACATGATGAACGCCATCGCCAAGCGAGCCTCGCTCAAGATCGAATGGACGGAAGAGGTGACCTTCGGCAACTGGGCGCCGGCGCTCCAGTCCAGGCGCTTCGATGCCGTTTGCACGCCTATGTTTCCGGGCGCGAGCACGGCCAAGGGAGCGGCTTTTACCGTCCCCTTCCTGTATTCCGGCCTCTCGCCGATGGTGCGGGCCGATGATGAGCGTTTCAAGGACAACGACCTTGCGCGCCTGAACAAGCCCGACGTCACTTTCATCATGCAGGACGGGGGCGATTTTCTCAGCACGACCCCCGATGTTTTTCCGCAGGCCAAAATCCACAACGTGATGGCGGGCGTCGATGGTCCCACCATGCTGCAGGACATCGTCACGAAGAAGGCCGACGCCATTCTTATGGATCGCAACGGCGAGATTGCTTATAATAAAAACAATCCCGTCAAGCTGCGGCTGGTCGATCCTGCCCATCCGGTGAAGTTGCAATCTTTCACGCTTGCCGTAGGGCGCGGCGAATGGGCGCTCAAGGACTTCCTCGATACGGCTATCGATGAGATGAACAATGACGGCAGCATCGACCGCATGATGAAAAAATGGGAATCGGAATCCGGCCAATTCCTGCGCGTCGCCAAACCCTATGAGCCGGCGAAATGA
- a CDS encoding transporter substrate-binding domain-containing protein — protein sequence MRKFLSICLLVLIAALPAAAQDKKESAYERVMRTGTIKAGYSVWPPYQIKDPNTGEISGVAADHMKIFANLLGLKVEWVELPGVGTEVEELKSGRCDVAVNDGPYVFSMIKFIDFADPLFYVPVHAYVRQDNKRFHKLEELNSPDVTFVGLDGDLSVSLVGLFYPKAKLRTLPATSDPSMMMTDINTGKADVAIIDPGTVHNFNKNNKPGLSAFAPDAPVAVYPIGYGAMKDDGKLLAMINSATAMMHNTNAVNPVLEKWIPEKDSYYFVAKPYEVPQ from the coding sequence ATGAGAAAATTTCTTTCCATCTGCCTGCTGGTTCTGATCGCGGCGCTGCCCGCTGCGGCGCAAGACAAGAAAGAGTCCGCCTACGAGCGCGTGATGCGCACCGGAACCATCAAGGCGGGATATTCGGTCTGGCCGCCCTATCAGATCAAAGACCCGAACACCGGGGAAATATCCGGCGTCGCCGCCGATCATATGAAAATCTTCGCCAATCTTCTTGGGCTGAAAGTCGAGTGGGTCGAGCTGCCCGGCGTCGGCACCGAGGTCGAGGAGTTGAAGAGCGGACGCTGCGATGTCGCGGTGAATGACGGGCCTTATGTTTTCTCGATGATCAAATTCATTGATTTCGCCGATCCGCTATTTTACGTCCCGGTGCATGCCTATGTCCGCCAGGACAACAAGCGCTTTCATAAGCTGGAGGAATTGAACTCTCCAGACGTGACGTTCGTGGGTCTCGACGGCGATTTGAGCGTCAGCCTCGTGGGGCTGTTCTACCCGAAGGCGAAGCTGAGGACGCTGCCGGCCACATCCGATCCCAGCATGATGATGACGGACATCAACACTGGCAAGGCCGATGTCGCCATCATCGATCCCGGCACGGTGCATAATTTCAACAAGAACAACAAGCCGGGCCTGAGCGCTTTTGCGCCCGATGCGCCCGTGGCGGTTTATCCGATCGGCTATGGGGCCATGAAGGACGACGGCAAACTGCTCGCCATGATCAATAGTGCGACCGCGATGATGCACAATACCAATGCTGTCAATCCGGTTCTGGAGAAATGGATTCCGGAAAAGGACTCTTATTACTTCGTCGCCAAACCCTACGAAGTTCCTCAGTAA
- a CDS encoding GspE/PulE family protein — MRDDMVTAMKNAALSAHPSAQIIELRSPRETARMEPSRETARMEPSRETARMESSREAAHLEDDAPPPFGEMLLAEGLITPDQLRIALHEQKQSGGLLGQVIRRLGYLDDGVLCRMLAARAGLAVCDVQALAPEPSLIGAVPHQLAARLQMLPLRHEHGVVAVACADPYDIVAQDQLRACLGAGVRLRLALAPAEALRAAIDRCYGVAARPTLRQAPESGEVAAWLSRLLAEAAELGASDIHLEPQPSALAVRLRIDGVLHQVKALHRDFWPPLLQRLKILSGVNIAETRMPQDGRFSENCGGASIDFRANFMPTVHGESAALRLLDPRFAALPLASLGFGDRHIAMLRRWMQRPEGLVLVTGPTGSGKSTTLNALLRELDRSARNIMTLEDPVEYRFDGVSQTQVREQYGLGFAEGVRTMLRHDPDVILIGEIRDPATAQQAMRAAMTGHLVLSTLHTNNALGVIPRLVDLGVPRHLLPGHVRGAVAQRLVRTLCSHCKPQGGGVARDCPACFNTGRRGRTLVAEALEFPAGAEELFAVDLAPSRRDELLARQGFSGIWEHGAAKVEAGRVAYEDLAAAVSAPG; from the coding sequence ATGCGGGACGACATGGTGACGGCGATGAAAAACGCAGCATTGTCGGCCCACCCATCGGCACAAATCATTGAGCTGCGCTCGCCGCGCGAAACCGCGCGCATGGAACCCTCTCGCGAAACCGCGCGCATGGAACCCTCTCGCGAAACCGCGCGCATGGAATCTTCCCGCGAGGCCGCGCATCTGGAAGATGACGCGCCGCCGCCGTTCGGCGAGATGCTGCTGGCGGAGGGGCTGATTACGCCCGATCAGCTCCGCATCGCGCTGCATGAGCAGAAACAATCCGGCGGATTGCTGGGACAGGTCATACGCCGCCTCGGTTATCTCGATGACGGAGTCTTGTGCCGGATGCTGGCGGCGCGCGCGGGGCTTGCGGTATGCGATGTTCAGGCGCTCGCACCCGAGCCGTCCTTGATCGGCGCGGTTCCCCACCAGCTCGCCGCGCGGCTGCAAATGCTGCCGCTGCGCCATGAGCATGGCGTCGTGGCCGTCGCCTGCGCCGATCCCTATGACATCGTGGCGCAGGATCAGCTGCGCGCCTGTCTCGGGGCCGGCGTCCGGCTGCGGCTGGCGCTCGCCCCCGCCGAAGCTTTGCGCGCCGCCATCGACCGCTGTTATGGCGTCGCCGCGCGCCCGACGCTGCGGCAAGCGCCGGAAAGCGGCGAAGTCGCCGCCTGGCTCTCCCGCCTGCTGGCCGAAGCCGCCGAGCTTGGCGCGTCCGACATCCATCTCGAGCCGCAGCCCAGCGCGCTCGCGGTGCGCCTGCGCATCGACGGCGTTTTGCATCAGGTGAAGGCGCTGCACCGGGATTTCTGGCCGCCGCTGCTGCAGCGCCTGAAAATTCTCTCCGGCGTGAATATCGCCGAGACGCGCATGCCGCAGGACGGGCGCTTCAGCGAAAATTGCGGCGGCGCGAGCATCGATTTCCGCGCCAATTTCATGCCGACGGTGCATGGCGAGTCGGCGGCGCTGCGCCTACTCGATCCGCGTTTCGCCGCGCTGCCGCTCGCTTCGCTGGGATTCGGCGACCGTCACATCGCCATGCTGCGGCGCTGGATGCAGCGTCCGGAAGGCCTGGTTCTGGTCACGGGCCCGACCGGCAGCGGCAAGAGCACGACCTTGAACGCGCTGCTGCGCGAGCTCGACCGCAGCGCGCGCAACATCATGACGCTGGAAGACCCGGTCGAATACCGGTTCGACGGCGTCAGCCAGACTCAGGTGAGAGAGCAATATGGACTTGGCTTCGCCGAGGGCGTACGCACCATGCTGCGCCACGATCCCGATGTCATCCTGATCGGCGAGATTCGCGATCCCGCCACCGCGCAGCAGGCGATGCGCGCGGCGATGACCGGGCATCTGGTGCTGTCCACGCTGCATACCAACAACGCGCTCGGCGTCATTCCGCGCTTGGTCGATCTCGGCGTGCCGCGCCATCTGCTGCCGGGACATGTGCGCGGCGCGGTGGCGCAGCGGCTGGTACGGACATTATGCTCGCACTGCAAGCCGCAGGGCGGCGGCGTCGCGCGTGACTGCCCGGCATGCTTCAATACCGGACGGCGCGGCAGAACCCTGGTCGCCGAGGCGCTGGAGTTTCCCGCCGGAGCCGAGGAGCTTTTCGCCGTCGATCTCGCACCGTCGCGCCGCGACGAGCTGCTTGCGCGGCAGGGTTTTTCCGGTATATGGGAGCATGGCGCCGCGAAGGTCGAGGCGGGCCGCGTGGCTTACGAAGACCTCGCCGCCGCCGTGTCGGCACCGGGATAG
- a CDS encoding adenine phosphoribosyltransferase — protein sequence MDLKQHIRGIPDFPKPGIMFYDISTLLVHAGAWRTAINRMTEALRPDKPDLLVGIDARGFLLASPLAIALGTGFVMVRKRGKLPGKTVPYDYSLEYGTNTIEIQEDGIAKGQRVVILDDLLATGGTAAAAVALCRHVGAEVVRAAFVIELNFLGGRQKLDVPVTSLVRYDE from the coding sequence ATCGATCTTAAACAGCATATTCGCGGCATTCCCGATTTTCCGAAGCCGGGGATCATGTTTTACGACATCTCGACGCTGCTGGTGCATGCCGGAGCATGGCGGACGGCGATCAACCGGATGACCGAGGCGCTGCGCCCCGACAAGCCCGATCTTCTGGTCGGAATCGACGCGCGCGGATTTCTGCTCGCCTCCCCTTTGGCCATCGCGCTCGGCACCGGCTTCGTCATGGTGCGCAAGCGCGGCAAATTGCCGGGCAAGACCGTCCCCTACGATTACAGCCTGGAATACGGCACCAACACGATCGAGATTCAGGAAGACGGGATCGCCAAAGGCCAGCGCGTGGTCATTCTCGACGACTTGCTGGCGACGGGCGGAACGGCAGCGGCGGCGGTCGCGCTATGCCGCCATGTCGGGGCGGAAGTCGTGCGCGCGGCCTTCGTTATCGAATTGAACTTCCTTGGCGGCCGCCAAAAGCTCGACGTGCCGGTGACGAGCCTCGTGCGGTACGACGAATAA
- a CDS encoding manno-octulosonate cytidylyltransferase, translating into MKTAIIIPARWGSTRLPGKPLAMIAGRTMLARVAAIAKVAANGDPLVNIVVATDDPRIAAHAAEIGVDAVMTPPECPTGTDRVHAAVAQLASSPDFVINLQGDTPLTPPDFIGGLIDAYRKAPADVLTPVTNMNWEALDRLRESKKTTPHSGTVAVFDRQTGMAHWFSKTILPTMRKEEALRAKEQFSPVWRHVGIYGYSRAMLDKYVTLPEGYYEKLEGLEQLRVLEHGYKIRCVPVDYRGRASMSGVDSPEDIARAEALIAKHGELLP; encoded by the coding sequence ATGAAAACAGCCATCATCATTCCCGCCCGCTGGGGTTCCACCCGCCTGCCGGGCAAGCCGCTCGCGATGATCGCGGGCCGCACCATGCTGGCGCGCGTTGCCGCTATCGCCAAAGTCGCCGCGAACGGCGACCCGTTGGTTAACATCGTTGTCGCCACCGACGACCCGCGCATTGCCGCCCATGCCGCCGAGATTGGCGTCGATGCCGTCATGACCCCGCCCGAATGTCCCACCGGCACCGATAGGGTTCATGCCGCCGTCGCCCAATTGGCATCCTCGCCCGATTTCGTGATTAATTTGCAGGGTGACACGCCTCTCACGCCGCCTGATTTCATCGGCGGGCTGATCGACGCCTACCGCAAAGCGCCCGCCGACGTTTTGACGCCGGTGACGAATATGAACTGGGAAGCGCTCGACCGGCTGCGCGAGAGCAAGAAGACGACGCCGCATAGCGGCACCGTCGCGGTATTCGACCGGCAGACCGGCATGGCGCATTGGTTCTCCAAGACCATTTTGCCCACCATGCGCAAGGAAGAAGCGCTGCGCGCCAAGGAACAATTTTCTCCGGTCTGGCGTCATGTCGGCATCTATGGCTATAGCCGCGCGATGCTGGACAAGTATGTCACGCTGCCCGAAGGCTATTACGAAAAGCTCGAAGGGCTGGAGCAATTGCGGGTGCTGGAACATGGCTATAAAATCCGCTGCGTGCCGGTGGATTATCGCGGCCGCGCCAGCATGTCGGGCGTCGACAGCCCCGAAGACATCGCCCGCGCCGAGGCGCTGATCGCCAAGCATGGCGAGCTGCTGCCGTGA
- a CDS encoding type II secretion system protein — translation MMIGMNLHSRRAHKTAGFTLVELAIVLVIVGLIIGGVLTAQQITQNARITNAVQAVKSLQAATQSYNQNYGALPGDDANAATRFPNKVLGSGDGKGTIESVGNQNEPVWFWSHLRAAGLIKGDGNSTTLPSNPFSGGFYTIHNGAFDTTNGFVAGTSVVCLDHVPGGAALAIDLQLDDGKATTGNMRSAAGGDTSADIAGKDSYDNNGIYVMCASLL, via the coding sequence ATGATGATCGGCATGAATCTGCACTCCCGCCGCGCGCACAAAACCGCCGGCTTTACCCTGGTCGAACTCGCCATCGTGCTGGTCATCGTCGGCCTGATCATCGGCGGCGTGCTGACGGCCCAGCAAATCACCCAGAACGCCCGCATCACCAACGCGGTTCAAGCGGTCAAATCGCTCCAGGCCGCCACGCAAAGCTATAACCAGAATTACGGCGCATTGCCGGGGGATGATGCCAATGCTGCAACAAGGTTTCCGAATAAAGTTCTTGGTTCCGGCGATGGGAAGGGCACCATCGAAAGTGTTGGCAATCAAAATGAGCCGGTGTGGTTTTGGTCTCATCTGCGTGCGGCTGGTTTAATCAAAGGCGATGGCAATAGCACAACGTTGCCAAGCAATCCGTTCAGCGGCGGGTTTTACACGATTCACAATGGTGCTTTCGATACCACCAACGGATTTGTGGCGGGAACAAGTGTCGTATGCCTCGACCACGTGCCGGGTGGTGCGGCATTGGCCATCGATCTTCAGCTCGACGATGGCAAAGCTACAACGGGCAATATGCGCTCGGCCGCCGGTGGCGACACATCTGCTGATATAGCTGGCAAAGATAGCTACGACAATAATGGCATTTATGTCATGTGCGCGTCACTGCTTTGA